From one Plasmodium malariae genome assembly, chromosome: 12 genomic stretch:
- the PmUG01_12079200 gene encoding DNA repair metallo-beta-lactamase protein, putative translates to MIEDDIHIIQNDPLIIVDKFPYTKKKDADTDKKVKKKEITKIYFLTHFHADHYMNINKYFNENVFSSTITKKLLTNIIGVNEKYVHNLKINRNYYLFNFEIVFIDANHCPGSVIIYFEFANGTKIIHTGDFRYSNVHSFLIKKLLYYDTANGGNEDDNKEKPNDIKLAEPRNHMLLTESASKECVYWNNKKYSVCYVSENFNIYNSNTYIVDIEEFRITYLKSIEDLLVKLENMEEAFYLYDSIEQENYFNYFIFIELSLYFNQNELDILLLYDNDMKLNDSVIINKENIKNIQFVSGYQKKEELLNNENSRSITFLVKKELIKCKDNNEMHDSMFKKGIKIDNINHEYIVMKSEKDNNINETQQCESVHTCQLEKMTKKKKRKCMNDTTEEEKNEIRSNIDKKFYLNEKKENSNYIRTIYLDTTYALSKNNLFAPQMYLINFIIYLCRDKIKRDSCVMGTEENNKSRLARLRKRIKGTQKIMEDLEGENKCIMYDGVEKRAGKVASKNEIGQKRDEKKNMSLNHIKSKGKKTLFLFGTYNLGKEKIYLSVSEACNMKIYYKNEKKRTIIESFLSNKNILNRITDNKLEAQIHIVDISYSFIFPKIENSKFRNLIDEDIEKEYDFFYYIIPTGWVKKYSFYRKNNISIFLIPYSEHSNLSELKDFVKSIKPCNIFPTVFSNPKEKMKILNIFNPYLNLKKEVYHFLKLNDESYIVKNKKISKKSDNGEEKEKKNVICKTKAEKILVDRNQQKLTLYFPITKREIIKKEK, encoded by the exons ATGATTGAAGAtgacatacatataattcaAAACGATCCTTTAATTATAGTAGATAAATTTCCTTataccaaaaaaaaggacGCTGACACAG acaaaaaagtaaagaagaAAGAAATTACGAAGATATATTTCTTAACTCATTTTCATGCTGAtcattatatgaatattaataaatattttaatgagaACGTTTTTTCCTCAactataacaaaaaaattattaacaaatataataggagttaatgaaaaatatgtacacaaTTTAAAGATTAATAGGAATTACTATCTATTCAATTTTGAAATTGTTTTCATTGATGCTAATCATTGCCCTGGTTcagtaattatttattttgaatttgCTAATGGCACGAAAATTATACACACAGGTGACTTTCGTTATTCGAATGTTCATagttttttgataaaaaagtTGCTATATTACGATACAGCTAATGGAGGAAATGAAGAtgataataaagaaaaaccgaatgatataaaattagCGGAACCTAGGAATCATATGTTGTTAACAGAAAGTGCAAGCAAAGAATGTGTATAttggaataataaaaaatatagtgtTTGTTACGTGagtgaaaattttaatatttataatagtaatacatatattgtaGATATTGAAGAATTCagaataacatatttaaagAGTATTGAAGATTTATTAGTGAAACTTGAAAATATGGAGGaagctttttatttatatgattcTATAGaacaagaaaattattttaattatttcatttttatagaaTTGTCATTGTATTTTAATCAAAATGAATTAGATATTTTACTGTTATATGACAATGATATGAAACTAAATGATAgtgtaattataaataaggaaaacataaaaaacatTCAATTTGTTTCGGGATAtcagaaaaaagaagagttgttaaataatgaaaattctAGGAGTATTACCTTTTTAGTGAAAAAGGAATTGATAAAATGCAAGGATAATAACGAAATGCATGATTCTATGTTCAAGAAAGGGATTAAGATTGATAATATAAACCATGAATACATAGTAATGAAAAgtgaaaaagataataatataaatgaaactCAACAGTGTGAAAGTGTGCATACATGTCAACTAGAAAAGATgacaaaaaagaagaaaagaaaatgtatGAATGATACCActgaagaggaaaaaaatgaaattaggTCAAATATagacaaaaaattttatctgaacgaaaagaaagaaaattcTAATTATATAAGGACTATTTACCTTGATACAACATATGCACTgtctaaaaataatttatttgctCCACAAATGTATTTgattaatttcattatttatctGTGTAGagacaaaataaaacgaGATTCTTGTGTTATGGGAACAGAGGAAAACAATAAATCCCGCCTTGCGAGATTaagaaaaaggataaaaggtactcaaaaaattatggaaGACCTAGAGGGAGAGAATAAGTGCATAATGTACGATGGTGTAGAGAAGAGGGCAGGAAAAGTGGcatcaaaaaatgaaataggTCAGAAGAGagatgaaaagaaaaatatgtccttaaatcatataaagtcaaaggggaaaaaaacattatttttgtttggGACGTATAATTtgggaaaggaaaaaatatacttaagtGTTTCCGAAGCGTGCaacatgaaaatatattacaagaatgaaaagaaaagaacgATAATCGAATCCTTCTTAAgtaataagaatattttaaatagaatAACAGATAATAAGTTAGAAGCGCAGATTCATATAGTTGATATTAGTTACTCTTTTATATTTCCCAAAATTGAGAATAGTAAATTTAGAAATTTAATAGATGAAGATATTGAAAAAGAATAtgactttttttattatatcattcCTACAGGGTgggttaaaaaatattctttttatcgCAAAAATAACATTTCCATCTTTTTAATACCATATAGTGAACATTCAAATTTATCTGAATTAAAAGATTTTGTAAAATCTATTAAACCATGTAATATATTCCCCACTGTGTTTTCTAACCCCAAAGAAaagatgaaaatattaaatatctTTAATCCATATCTTAATTTAAAGAAGGAAGTataccattttttaaaattaaatgatgaAAGTTATATagtcaaaaataaaaaaatatcaaaaaaaagtgataatggggaagaaaaagaaaaaaaaaatgtaatatgcAAAACGAAGGCTGAAAAAATACTCGTTGATAGAAATCAGCAGAAGTTAACTTTGTATTTTCCCATTACAAAAAGGGagataattaaaaaggaaaaataa